From a region of the Megalops cyprinoides isolate fMegCyp1 chromosome 13, fMegCyp1.pri, whole genome shotgun sequence genome:
- the LOC118787951 gene encoding 40S ribosomal protein S27-like, producing the protein MPLAKDLLHPPLELERRQHKKKRLVQSPNSYFMDVKCPGCYKITTVFSHAQTVVLCVGCSTVLCQPTGGKARLTEGCSFRRKQH; encoded by the exons ATGCCC CTGGCGAAGGACTTACTCCACCCCCCTCTCGAGTTGGAGAGGAGACAACACAAGAAGAAGAGGCTGGTGCAAAGCCCGAACTCATACTTCATGGATGTGAAATGTCCAG gCTGTTATAAGATAACAACTGTATTTAGCCACGCTCAGACAGTGGTGCTGTGTGTTGGCtgctccactgtgctgtgccagCCAACAGGAGGAAAAGCCAGACTCACAGAGG GTTGCTCCTTCAGGAGGAAACAACACTGA
- the LOC118787988 gene encoding dnaJ homolog subfamily A member 4-like, translating to MVRETGYYDLLGVNPKASSEEIKKAYRKLALKYHPDKNPSEGEKFKLISQAYEVLSDPKKRDLYDQGGEQAIKEGGTGGGDFSSPMDIFNMFFGGGGRTQRERRGKNVVHQLSVTLEEMYNGATRKLGLQKNVICEKCDGYGGKKGALEKCSNCKGRGVQIQVQQIGPGMIQQIQSMCPDCQGQGERFNSKDRCKNCNGHKVERKKKILEVHIDKGMKDGQKITFHGEGDQEPGLEPGDVIIVLDQKEHPVFQRQEDNLVMKMDIKLVEALCGFKKTIRTLDNRMLVITSLPGQVIKHNDIKCVQNEGMPLYRDPYEKGQLIIQFMVEFPEKHWLPEHLLPQLEALLPERDDVMISDDMEEVDLTDIDYESQRRSYSGEAYEEDEAPRGGVQCQTQ from the exons ATGGTTCGGGAAACCGGCTACTACGACCTTTTAGGAGTAAATCCCAAAGCTTCATctgaagaaataaagaaagcatATAGAAAGTTGGCATTAAAATATCATCCGGACAAGAACCCCAGTGAAGGGGAAAAG TTCAAGCTAATTTCTCAAGCGTATGAGGTTCTGTCTGACCCAAAGAAGCGAGACCTGTATGAccagggaggagagcaggccATTAAGGAAGGAGGGACGGGGGGAGGAGATTTCTCTTCTCCCATGGACattttcaatatgttttttggtggtggtggcagaacacagagagagagaagag ggAAGAATGTTGTTCACCAGCTTAGCGTGACTCTTGAAGAGATGTACAATGGTGCAACCAGGAAGCTTGGCCTCCAGAAAAATGTtatctgtgaaaaatgtgatg GGTACGGAGGAAAGAAGGGCGCTCTGGAGAAGTGCTCCAACTGCAAAGGGAGGGGAGTTCAGATCCAGGTGCAGCAGATCGGGCCGGGAATGATCCAGCAGATCCAGAGCATGTGTCCGGACTGCCAGGGCCAGGGCGAGAGGTTCAACTCAAAGGACCGCTGCAAGAACTGCAATGGGCACAAAGTGGAACGCAAGAAGAAGATCCTTGAAGTCCATATTGACAAAG GTATGAAAGACGGCCAGAAGATCACATTCCATGGGGAGGGTGATCAGGAACCCGGGCTGGAACCCGGTGATGTCATAATTGTCCTGGACCAGAAGGAGCACCCAGTGTTCCAGAGGCAGGAGGACAACCTCGTTATGAAGATGGACATCAAGCTGGTGGAGGCACTCTGCGGGTTCAAAAAGACCATCCGCACTCTTGATAATCGAATGCTTGTCATCACCTCACTGCCAG GTCAGGTCATTAAGCACAACGACATCAAATGTGTACAAAATGAAGGCATGCCTCTGTACAGAGACCCCTATGAGAAAGGACAGCTCATCATTCAGTTCatg GTGGAGTTCCCTGAAAAACACTGGCTCCCAGAACACCTGCTGCCCCAGCTGGAGGCCCTGCTCCCCGAGAGAGATGATGTGATGATCTCCGACGACATGGAGGAGGTGGACCTCACTGACATTGACTACGAGTCTCAGAGGAGGAGCTACAGCGGAGAGGCCTATGAGGAAGACGAAGCCCCACGAGGTGGGGTGCAGTGCCAGacacagtga
- the rab8b gene encoding ras-related protein Rab-8B, which yields MAKTYDYLFKLLLIGDSGVGKTCLLFRFSEDAFNTTFISTIGIDFKIRTIELDGKKIKLQIWDTAGQERFRTITTAYYRGAMGIMLVYDITNEKSFENIKNWIRNIEEHASSDVERMILGNKCDMNDKRQVYKERGEKLAIDYGIKFLETSAKSSINVEEAFFTLGRDIMTRLNRKMNDNNPSGGGGPVKITENRSKKSSFFRCTLL from the exons ATGGCGAAAACATACGATTATCTCTTTAAACTCTTGCTTATAGGAGACAGCGGGGTCGGGAAAACATGTCTGCTGTTCAGATTCAGCGAGGACGCGTTCAACACCACCTTCATATCTACAATAG GGATTGACTTCAAAATCAGAACGATAGAGCTGGATGGGAAGAAAATCAAGCTCCAGATATG gGACACAGCTGGCCAGGAGAGGTTCCGGACCATCACGACAGCGTACTACCGCGGCGCGATG GGAATAATGCTGGTGTACGACATCACCAACGAGAAATCCTTCGAAAACATCAAGAACTGGATCAGGAACATCGAGGAG catgcatcatcAGACGTGGAGAGGATGATCCTGGGGAACAAATGTGACATGAATGACAAGAGGCAGGTgtacaaagagagaggagagaag ttAGCCATAGATTACGGGATCAAGTTCCTGGAAACAAGTGCAAAATCCAGCATAAATGTTGAAGAG GCCTTCTTCACGCTGGGCAGAGACATCATGACGAGGCTCAACAGGAAAATG AATGACAACAATCCGTCAGGCGGAGGAGGACCCGTCAAAATCACGGAGAACCGGTCCAAGAAGAGCAGCTTTTTCCGGTGTACGCTGCTCTAA